Proteins encoded by one window of Tunturibacter psychrotolerans:
- a CDS encoding putative bifunctional diguanylate cyclase/phosphodiesterase: MPSLNYQLESRSRIGNQLFYALVVLQVAISVGSLLGSHSLRSVESTVLEDRAALTSYRVQLDGLQTQMEGAHASSTGLETQRASATTLGSSLQALAESAPAGFATNSSATARHAEAFRQLATRPVVDTMWIADYDQELSEAAQSLEHARVKTNAAEAEFLIQTQRIHRIRLWIERMDTATPLLLLSTILCMTWLKREMRLQVVHRMKIEVELRQERSSLENRIEERTAELQSEVKERMRVEQLNRGRNQVLEMLARDEPTEEIFRVLVEVLARHRSTWACALHLLEDGTLHLKASTDVPDKLVRNLQQLSAGMASVPELEALSQSKALILDDLAADRKPWTELLRANGIQSLWSAPFFGPDKSPLGTLTIYALLRYPPSPADLELLETHSQMAAMVLERCRLQDELRRHAYHDSMTSLPNRLLGQERLSTAIRRAKRNGESIAVLWIDLNKFKQINDVHGHAAGDSVLRQVADRLLKRLRDSDTVARMGGDEFMVVLEDIPGRADAQMVAETLLDTLKLPVAFQDLQLSISASIGIALFPDDGDSADSLERNADLAMYEAKFGNYGTRTFSSVLNQALIDRRELEQEMASALEHGGYELHYQPQCDQNGRVAAFEALLRFTHPTLGVVPPSRLVPIAEESQMIISLGTWVLREACRHNRQWQLEGYPPVRVAVNISSMQFAREDFADSVAKVLEETGLAPEFLELELTESVVVKDFTESTRQLQRLKRLGVSIAIDDFGTGYSSLNYLHRLPIDRLKIDRSFIQVLSAPNSTLPILEAIIAMAKNMELGVVGEGVETDEQRAMLCLKGCDLLQGFLYSRPVSADRAKFLLQAGPLYESMLREDALAVAAV, translated from the coding sequence TTGCCTTCGCTGAATTACCAACTGGAATCACGCTCACGGATTGGAAATCAGCTCTTTTATGCGTTGGTCGTACTGCAAGTGGCGATCTCGGTTGGCAGTTTGCTCGGCTCGCACTCATTGCGGAGCGTGGAATCGACGGTTTTGGAAGATAGGGCTGCGCTCACATCGTATCGGGTGCAACTTGACGGACTCCAGACGCAGATGGAGGGAGCGCACGCCAGCAGCACTGGCTTGGAGACCCAACGGGCGTCAGCTACGACGCTGGGCTCTTCTTTGCAGGCGTTGGCGGAGTCCGCTCCCGCGGGCTTTGCGACAAACTCGTCAGCTACCGCACGGCATGCGGAGGCGTTTCGACAACTAGCAACGAGACCAGTTGTCGATACAATGTGGATTGCTGATTACGATCAAGAGTTGAGTGAAGCCGCTCAATCTCTCGAACACGCGCGGGTAAAGACCAACGCAGCGGAAGCAGAGTTCCTGATCCAAACGCAGAGAATCCACAGAATCCGCTTGTGGATCGAACGAATGGACACCGCAACACCGCTGCTTTTGTTGAGCACGATCCTATGCATGACTTGGCTGAAGCGGGAGATGCGCCTGCAGGTCGTACACCGCATGAAAATTGAGGTGGAGCTTCGACAGGAGCGAAGTTCTCTTGAAAACCGTATCGAGGAGCGCACCGCGGAGTTGCAGTCCGAGGTAAAAGAGCGGATGCGGGTGGAACAATTGAACCGCGGTAGAAACCAGGTCTTGGAGATGCTCGCACGTGACGAGCCCACGGAGGAGATCTTCCGCGTTCTGGTTGAGGTTCTTGCGAGACATCGCTCGACCTGGGCCTGCGCGCTTCATCTGCTCGAGGATGGAACGCTGCATCTGAAAGCCTCGACTGACGTGCCAGATAAGCTCGTTCGAAATCTGCAACAATTATCGGCTGGGATGGCAAGTGTGCCGGAGTTGGAGGCACTTAGCCAGAGCAAAGCGCTGATACTCGATGACCTGGCTGCAGATCGCAAGCCGTGGACGGAACTGCTGCGCGCCAATGGTATCCAATCATTATGGTCGGCTCCATTTTTTGGACCGGACAAAAGCCCGCTCGGAACTCTCACGATCTATGCGCTACTGCGGTATCCTCCGTCACCGGCCGATTTGGAACTTTTGGAGACGCACAGCCAGATGGCGGCGATGGTTCTCGAACGATGCCGTCTACAGGACGAGCTGCGACGTCATGCCTATCACGATAGCATGACTTCACTGCCCAATCGACTACTTGGACAGGAGCGGCTGTCGACCGCGATTCGCCGCGCTAAGCGAAACGGTGAATCGATAGCTGTGCTGTGGATAGATCTGAACAAGTTCAAACAGATTAATGATGTGCACGGGCACGCCGCGGGCGACTCGGTGCTGAGGCAGGTCGCCGATCGGCTTTTGAAGAGGCTGCGTGACAGCGATACAGTTGCGCGAATGGGTGGCGATGAGTTTATGGTTGTGCTCGAGGATATACCGGGGCGTGCGGATGCACAAATGGTAGCCGAGACGCTGCTCGATACTCTAAAACTGCCTGTAGCGTTTCAGGATCTGCAGCTGTCGATTTCGGCGAGCATCGGGATAGCCCTCTTCCCCGACGATGGAGACTCTGCTGACTCATTGGAGCGCAATGCGGATCTGGCGATGTACGAAGCAAAGTTCGGCAATTATGGGACACGCACGTTCTCTTCAGTACTGAACCAGGCTCTGATCGACCGTCGCGAACTCGAGCAGGAGATGGCTTCTGCACTGGAACACGGCGGCTACGAGTTACATTACCAACCGCAGTGCGATCAAAACGGCCGCGTTGCTGCATTTGAAGCGCTGCTTCGATTTACTCATCCCACTCTCGGCGTAGTGCCTCCTTCACGCCTCGTTCCGATAGCCGAAGAGAGCCAAATGATCATCTCTCTCGGCACCTGGGTGTTGCGAGAGGCATGCCGGCATAATCGGCAGTGGCAGCTTGAAGGCTATCCCCCGGTACGCGTTGCGGTAAATATCTCGTCGATGCAGTTCGCTCGCGAGGACTTCGCCGATTCAGTCGCGAAGGTTCTTGAGGAGACTGGTCTGGCTCCCGAGTTTCTGGAGCTAGAATTGACAGAGAGTGTCGTGGTGAAAGACTTCACCGAATCTACCCGTCAGTTGCAGCGGCTGAAGCGGCTTGGCGTGAGTATAGCGATCGATGATTTTGGCACGGGGTACTCCTCTCTGAACTATCTGCATCGACTTCCGATCGATCGTTTAAAGATCGACCGCTCTTTCATCCAGGTGCTGAGTGCGCCGAACAGCACGCTGCCGATCCTCGAGGCCATTATCGCGATGGCCAAGAATATGGAACTGGGGGTGGTGGGTGAAGGAGTGGAGACGGATGAGCAGAGGGCAATGCTTTGTTTGAAAGGGTGCGATCTTTTACAGGGCTTCCTCTATTCACGGCCAGTTTCGGCCGATCGTGCAAAGTTTTTACTGCAGGCGGGACCTTTGTATGAGTCGATGCTGCGTGAGGATGCACTCGCTGTCGCCGCGGTGTGA
- a CDS encoding TolC family protein, with translation MRFRQTSRSPHQLLAYLLLGAVATLASDTAIRAEANPSRTLTVSQAIDLALAQNRSLKLAQLSVDDSRHKKEIARSSYYPQLSNHSALLHVTEVEGVDIPAGAFGSSAATGPIPGQKLFLSQGTFTSYQSITSLNQPTTQLLKVHEANRAATADINTARVKLTQAEDEVALKARQLYYNILIVQLEKDAAAEEVAAGEVKFQESTDDVTRGHSLEVVALESHAALLDARQTVLTQTLQLHDLTLSLNDLLGLPLNTELHLEPDDKEQPLTPPSREECLHIAEANNPDLLAARQSVIKAKASLASAKDAYIPDVTAFAHYDYQSGISFFVHNFGAFGVTFSYDLFDGGRRNAQIQDARTILAQAELSLQKLEDEVTVQVETAYDKVQQLQQMVGVAKESLDVRVEASRLSDRQFEQNAALASARAEARAKSASARASLLEANLGLSLAQEDLKRTIGQMPK, from the coding sequence ATGCGCTTCCGTCAAACCAGCCGTTCGCCACATCAACTCCTCGCATATCTTCTGCTGGGAGCCGTTGCCACGCTCGCTTCAGACACGGCCATCCGTGCGGAAGCCAATCCCTCGAGAACTCTCACCGTCTCCCAGGCAATTGATCTCGCTCTCGCACAAAATCGCAGCCTCAAACTCGCACAGCTTTCCGTCGACGACAGCAGGCACAAGAAAGAGATCGCCCGCTCTTCATACTATCCGCAGCTTTCAAACCACTCTGCCCTCCTCCATGTCACCGAAGTCGAAGGGGTCGACATTCCTGCGGGGGCCTTCGGAAGCTCCGCGGCGACCGGGCCCATCCCGGGACAAAAGCTCTTTCTCAGTCAGGGCACTTTCACGTCTTACCAGAGCATTACCTCTCTCAATCAGCCGACCACGCAACTGCTCAAAGTACACGAGGCAAATCGCGCCGCCACCGCTGACATCAACACCGCAAGGGTTAAGCTCACTCAAGCCGAGGATGAAGTAGCGCTCAAAGCACGTCAGCTTTACTACAACATCCTGATCGTGCAACTCGAAAAAGACGCAGCTGCTGAAGAAGTCGCCGCTGGAGAAGTGAAGTTCCAGGAAAGCACCGACGATGTCACGCGCGGTCACTCGCTCGAAGTCGTAGCGCTCGAAAGTCACGCTGCTCTCCTCGACGCCCGACAGACCGTTCTGACGCAGACGCTCCAACTCCACGACCTCACGCTCTCCCTCAACGATTTACTCGGCCTTCCTCTGAACACCGAACTCCATTTGGAACCCGATGACAAAGAACAGCCACTCACTCCTCCCTCCCGTGAAGAATGTCTTCATATAGCGGAGGCCAACAATCCTGATCTTCTGGCGGCAAGACAATCAGTCATAAAAGCGAAGGCGTCCCTGGCGTCTGCGAAAGACGCCTACATTCCCGACGTTACGGCATTCGCGCACTACGACTATCAGAGTGGAATCTCGTTTTTCGTGCACAACTTCGGAGCTTTTGGAGTGACGTTTAGCTACGACCTCTTCGATGGCGGCCGCAGGAACGCTCAGATCCAGGACGCCCGCACTATCCTCGCTCAGGCCGAGTTGAGTCTGCAGAAGCTCGAAGACGAAGTCACCGTGCAGGTAGAGACTGCGTATGACAAGGTCCAGCAGCTTCAGCAGATGGTAGGCGTCGCCAAAGAGTCCCTTGACGTGCGAGTCGAAGCCTCTCGTCTATCAGATAGGCAGTTCGAACAAAACGCCGCCCTCGCTTCGGCCCGCGCTGAAGCGAGGGCGAAGTCGGCTTCTGCGCGCGCATCACTGCTCGAAGCAAACCTCGGTTTGTCACTCGCACAAGAAGATCTCAAACGCACCATTGGCCAGATGCCAAAGTAA
- a CDS encoding HlyD family secretion protein: MIKRLIVPIITLAVAALIFFVIKDNWTLWQGGHTEQRTDDAYLRADMTPLSTRISGTVRRVDVNDYEPVKPGQVLVQLDDEDYRATLGEAQAALEGAKAQLADNQAAKLIEDAKIQNSQALVNQASSAVDAAKAAVSSAQAEVLRATQERTRQEALLASKAATHQQLESAVGNADQLSGMLTSRQADVDRATASLASSRSLLEAERRQRQALDTHDAEFKAQIEAKQAAIVVAKVNLGYTQISAPTAGSVGERHVLEGQLVAPGVQIIDLVKGDVWVQANYKETQLTNIRKGDAADITIDTFPGVTLHGKVEEIAPASGSQFALLPPDNASGNYTKVVQRIPVKILLDPDHALKDRLRPGFSAIVTVHVSGKQIRGEGPRS; the protein is encoded by the coding sequence ATGATAAAGCGACTCATTGTTCCAATCATCACACTGGCCGTTGCCGCCTTGATCTTTTTCGTCATCAAGGACAACTGGACCTTATGGCAGGGCGGACATACCGAGCAACGAACAGACGACGCATATCTCCGCGCGGACATGACACCTCTCAGCACACGAATATCAGGCACCGTGCGCCGAGTCGACGTCAACGATTACGAGCCGGTCAAACCGGGCCAGGTACTCGTCCAGTTGGACGACGAAGACTACCGCGCAACCCTGGGCGAAGCTCAAGCCGCACTCGAAGGAGCAAAGGCGCAGCTTGCCGATAATCAGGCTGCCAAACTTATTGAAGACGCCAAAATCCAAAACTCCCAGGCTCTCGTAAATCAGGCGAGCTCTGCCGTCGACGCGGCCAAGGCAGCCGTCTCCTCCGCCCAGGCAGAGGTGCTGCGTGCTACTCAGGAACGAACTCGGCAGGAGGCACTTCTCGCTTCAAAGGCCGCTACCCACCAGCAGCTCGAATCAGCCGTCGGGAACGCAGACCAACTTTCTGGAATGCTCACTAGTCGCCAGGCAGACGTTGACCGCGCTACGGCCTCGCTCGCAAGCAGCCGCAGTCTGCTTGAGGCCGAACGGCGTCAGCGGCAGGCGCTCGATACCCACGACGCGGAATTCAAGGCGCAGATCGAGGCGAAACAGGCAGCTATTGTCGTCGCCAAAGTTAACCTAGGCTATACGCAAATCTCTGCGCCCACGGCTGGTTCAGTGGGAGAACGTCACGTCCTCGAAGGACAGCTTGTAGCCCCGGGTGTGCAGATCATCGATCTCGTCAAGGGAGATGTCTGGGTTCAGGCCAACTACAAAGAGACTCAACTAACCAACATCCGTAAAGGCGACGCGGCCGATATTACAATCGATACCTTTCCCGGCGTGACTCTGCACGGCAAGGTGGAAGAAATCGCTCCAGCCAGTGGATCGCAATTCGCCCTTCTGCCGCCCGACAACGCCAGCGGCAACTATACAAAGGTGGTCCAGAGAATCCCAGTCAAGATCCTCCTCGACCCCGACCACGCGCTCAAAGACAGGCTCCGCCCCGGCTTCTCCGCCATCGTTACCGTTCACGTTTCGGGCAAGCAGATCCGCGGGGAAGGACCAAGATCGTGA
- a CDS encoding universal stress protein, with the protein MLQKIVVAYNESPEAKRALASGMELAKSLSAQLHIVTVMADLPVYGAYAAAADSSLPNILHEDRRVFYQTLQEHATTLAEGHNLAVTSHLLEGHQVESLVHFLREQKSDLLVVGLHRRDLYIARLWSTVYELAQEAPCSVLGVH; encoded by the coding sequence ATGCTTCAGAAGATCGTCGTCGCCTATAACGAGTCGCCAGAGGCAAAGCGAGCACTCGCGTCGGGCATGGAACTGGCTAAGAGCCTCAGTGCCCAGCTTCACATCGTCACCGTCATGGCCGATCTACCGGTCTATGGTGCGTATGCGGCGGCAGCCGATTCCTCGCTCCCAAATATTCTTCACGAGGATCGCCGCGTCTTCTATCAGACTCTTCAAGAGCACGCCACTACGTTGGCCGAAGGCCACAATCTTGCAGTGACAAGTCACCTGCTCGAAGGTCATCAGGTTGAATCACTCGTCCATTTTCTGCGCGAACAGAAATCCGATCTCCTGGTCGTGGGCCTCCATCGACGGGACCTTTATATTGCACGTCTCTGGAGCACGGTGTACGAACTGGCCCAGGAAGCGCCCTGCAGCGTACTCGGCGTACACTAG
- a CDS encoding putative sugar O-methyltransferase — protein MVKLKHLRHPFRTVSTAKSLFAARWSMWRFADHGARRFRGDPRYDLQNVTDGFRSRLDNSGGDDELLERICAAYIRAVEQQQFAPKIYKASEWWQQVRQGSLGPVARALLTRDISTLRRMYRNFFRDPCSSGLLGVPFGMSKAYFGGTIKDFHRRFYLSHVLYRFDYWKAQTQNRFVLRDLAGPGIGNPFGVLIEETHINVGAEYAHYCAHRIDSLLDSKIATVAEIGGGFGGMAYYLLRNRPEVTYLDFDVPESVALTSYYLIKAFPKLKFLLYGEGQLTADAISQSDVALLPLFELDAMPTGSVDLTFSSHSMSDISSEAMVEYLRQIDSMTRDYFLYIGKERTNDSISDLFDQGGHSFELSEARASGWHSQKVSGAGSALGSRSTILEQVYTRTALGVDFTTTASTMERNSLFSRISSKPGSTAAQGSSASLSSND, from the coding sequence ATGGTAAAGCTCAAACATCTGCGCCATCCTTTTCGGACGGTGAGTACTGCAAAAAGCCTTTTCGCGGCACGCTGGAGCATGTGGAGATTTGCAGATCACGGCGCACGTCGCTTCAGGGGCGATCCTCGTTACGATCTACAAAATGTGACCGATGGATTCAGATCGCGCCTCGATAATTCGGGGGGTGACGATGAGTTACTGGAAAGAATATGCGCGGCGTACATAAGGGCCGTGGAACAGCAGCAGTTTGCGCCCAAGATATACAAAGCTTCGGAGTGGTGGCAGCAGGTACGGCAGGGAAGCTTGGGACCTGTAGCCCGGGCGCTGCTCACCAGAGATATTAGTACGCTCCGAAGGATGTACCGAAACTTCTTCCGTGACCCTTGCTCATCAGGTTTGCTGGGCGTGCCGTTCGGTATGTCGAAAGCCTATTTTGGAGGGACAATCAAAGATTTTCACCGGCGTTTTTATCTAAGTCATGTTTTATATAGATTTGATTACTGGAAAGCACAGACTCAAAACCGCTTTGTATTGCGCGATCTTGCCGGCCCTGGCATCGGCAATCCGTTTGGTGTGCTAATTGAGGAAACACATATAAACGTAGGTGCCGAGTACGCACACTATTGTGCTCATCGGATAGACAGCCTACTCGACTCGAAAATTGCCACTGTTGCGGAGATCGGAGGCGGATTTGGGGGAATGGCTTACTATCTGCTTCGCAATCGGCCTGAGGTTACCTACTTGGATTTCGATGTGCCAGAGAGTGTTGCACTGACCTCGTACTACCTCATAAAAGCGTTTCCGAAGCTGAAGTTTTTGCTGTATGGCGAGGGTCAGTTGACAGCCGACGCGATCTCTCAGTCCGATGTGGCACTACTACCTTTATTCGAGTTGGATGCTATGCCTACCGGCAGCGTCGATCTGACGTTCAGCTCTCATTCAATGTCGGACATATCGTCTGAAGCGATGGTCGAATATCTCAGGCAAATTGATAGCATGACCAGAGACTATTTTCTCTACATAGGTAAGGAACGTACCAATGACTCGATCTCAGACCTTTTTGATCAGGGAGGACACTCATTCGAGTTGTCGGAGGCACGAGCCTCTGGCTGGCACAGCCAAAAAGTGTCTGGTGCAGGCAGCGCATTGGGATCGCGTTCAACCATACTGGAGCAGGTCTACACGCGAACCGCTTTAGGCGTCGACTTCACAACAACCGCCTCAACAATGGAACGGAACTCTTTATTCTCGCGCATTTCGTCGAAACCCGGTTCCACCGCCGCCCAGGGAAGCTCAGCCTCTCTCTCTTCGAACGACTGA
- a CDS encoding cytochrome c, producing the protein MKIFAPISLCALLLSTAHAFSQAKEGSVLLMNSQQQVKRNAVHNATQRDGQQVFEENCSRCHNAPQGFSPRISGTVVKHMRVRAGLSDEDEKALLRFFNP; encoded by the coding sequence ATGAAAATTTTTGCACCTATCTCCCTCTGTGCTCTCTTGCTTTCTACAGCGCATGCATTTTCGCAGGCGAAAGAAGGCAGCGTCTTGCTCATGAACTCACAGCAGCAAGTCAAGCGCAACGCAGTCCATAACGCAACACAAAGAGACGGACAGCAGGTCTTCGAAGAGAACTGCTCACGCTGTCACAATGCTCCCCAGGGCTTTTCTCCTCGCATCTCCGGAACTGTAGTAAAACATATGCGAGTACGCGCAGGACTGAGTGACGAAGATGAAAAGGCCTTGCTGCGTTTCTTTAATCCGTAG
- a CDS encoding glycosyltransferase 87 family protein, whose amino-acid sequence MHERYDISRIYDWVWFQRQKDHRDIDQRIVGMSALTPFSTLVIYPLTSQPALKAKHQWLILNVGLLVATLSILRSLTGFPWRRLALVALLSFPLRANLLFGQYYVLLLFLLTLACWLYVCRTRFFAGIIVGLATGLKIFPILYLFYFLRKRDLKAFAGGVAGALTSGAISIYVFGWELNRTYLLQVMPSALRGEASDPYNLQAASLSSLLHKLFIYEPQLNQHPAINAPWMFAALHPALQMALMAPALLFAIPDDRSPRRIRLEWAAILLVSLAVSTSSTSYLFTLLILPVSLLWASLQGHGKTRRTAILLSLYVIAGFAGGANNRGEGWFALLGVPRLYVIILLCVFAYAALIRQEPNRNAKRGRLAWSMVLGTILIFSIASNLRHQHGLYADYQWRIPVPKEVFMAADPTVEENAALFVTMRDNGYHVAVERFDAIRVGNTGDDDELGIAAANGDRWVEQTGHESKIISLPKGRAIIRQAESPVASFDGRWLAFLREDHGRARIWIRALDRSDVDKPMTPPGLNVLEMSFLPGGELIFSAVSSGPPGLFVADRNGGIRSLEMGETRYPSISPNGRWLTYSQLQGGAWNLWLRNLGSGETRRLTNAACNSIEPAWAADSQTLIYASDCGRALSFSALCRRRIIY is encoded by the coding sequence GTGCATGAGAGATACGATATATCCCGCATCTACGATTGGGTGTGGTTTCAGCGTCAAAAAGACCACCGCGACATAGATCAGCGCATCGTCGGCATGAGCGCGCTCACGCCGTTCTCAACTCTTGTCATTTATCCACTCACCTCGCAGCCCGCATTAAAAGCAAAACACCAATGGCTAATCCTGAACGTCGGCCTTCTGGTAGCAACCCTATCAATTCTGCGAAGTTTGACCGGATTTCCTTGGCGGCGTCTAGCGCTCGTAGCTCTATTGAGTTTTCCGCTTCGAGCAAACTTGTTGTTCGGGCAATATTATGTTTTGTTACTGTTCTTATTGACGTTGGCATGCTGGCTCTATGTCTGTCGGACGCGTTTCTTCGCTGGAATAATAGTTGGACTTGCAACAGGCCTAAAAATTTTTCCAATTCTCTATTTGTTCTATTTTCTCAGGAAACGAGACCTTAAAGCCTTTGCGGGCGGAGTAGCAGGCGCTCTAACGAGCGGAGCTATTTCAATCTATGTTTTTGGTTGGGAGCTAAATCGCACTTATCTTCTTCAAGTGATGCCATCAGCACTACGCGGCGAGGCTTCGGATCCATACAACCTGCAGGCGGCCTCTCTCTCGTCACTTCTGCACAAGCTTTTTATCTATGAGCCGCAGCTAAACCAGCATCCAGCGATTAATGCTCCATGGATGTTTGCAGCGCTGCATCCCGCCCTGCAGATGGCATTGATGGCACCAGCCCTCCTCTTCGCGATACCGGATGACAGATCTCCACGCCGCATCCGTCTCGAGTGGGCAGCGATCTTACTAGTCAGTCTTGCGGTTTCGACGTCATCCACATCCTACCTCTTCACTCTTCTCATCTTGCCCGTTTCATTGCTATGGGCATCGCTTCAGGGCCATGGAAAAACCCGCCGGACTGCAATTCTTCTCTCTCTTTATGTAATAGCAGGATTTGCGGGAGGCGCAAATAATCGAGGAGAAGGGTGGTTCGCTCTGCTTGGCGTGCCAAGACTCTACGTAATCATCCTGCTATGCGTCTTTGCCTATGCGGCTTTGATCAGGCAAGAGCCAAACAGAAACGCAAAGCGTGGTCGTCTAGCGTGGTCAATGGTGCTCGGAACAATCTTGATATTCAGCATCGCATCCAATCTCCGCCACCAACATGGTCTCTATGCCGACTACCAATGGAGAATCCCTGTTCCAAAAGAAGTGTTTATGGCGGCTGATCCCACTGTAGAAGAGAATGCGGCGTTGTTCGTGACGATGCGGGACAACGGCTACCATGTCGCAGTCGAACGATTCGACGCCATTAGAGTTGGAAACACAGGAGATGACGATGAGCTCGGGATCGCCGCCGCGAATGGCGACCGATGGGTAGAACAAACTGGACACGAATCTAAAATCATCTCTTTGCCGAAGGGAAGAGCTATCATTCGTCAAGCTGAATCTCCAGTCGCATCTTTCGATGGTCGATGGCTCGCGTTCCTCCGCGAGGACCATGGTCGAGCGCGCATTTGGATACGCGCTTTGGATAGGTCGGACGTCGACAAGCCAATGACGCCGCCCGGACTCAATGTGCTCGAGATGTCGTTCTTGCCCGGAGGCGAGCTCATATTCTCAGCTGTGTCGAGCGGTCCGCCAGGCTTATTCGTCGCGGACCGAAACGGAGGGATACGATCCCTTGAAATGGGCGAGACGAGGTATCCTTCCATCTCTCCAAACGGGAGGTGGCTCACATATAGCCAGCTGCAAGGTGGAGCCTGGAATCTCTGGTTGCGCAATTTAGGCAGCGGAGAAACACGCAGGCTCACCAATGCAGCATGCAACAGCATCGAGCCCGCCTGGGCCGCGGACTCGCAGACTCTGATTTATGCGAGCGATTGCGGGAGAGCCCTCTCGTTTTCTGCGCTTTGTAGACGGCGAATCATTTACTGA
- a CDS encoding tryptophan 2,3-dioxygenase — MKDINQRAVEPGIVSDFSEKLSYSGYLSLNGLLAQQRPLSQPPHHDEMLFIVQHQVSELWMKLVIHELSAAIDHMRHDRLPPCLKILSRVKLIQMQLFEQWAVLETLTPSEYMEFRSVLGSASGFQSYQYRKLEFLLGNKNLDTIKVFAHDAVIYEDLNRTLESPSLYDEFLRYLSRRGYRIPDECRERNWSAPHVRNEALVAVFRDIYRNPKEHWEAYEMCEKLVDVEEYFQLWRFRHLKTVERIIGFRQGTGGSSGVGFLRQALELTFFPELLASRTEAPRE; from the coding sequence ATGAAAGACATCAATCAACGCGCCGTCGAGCCAGGCATTGTGAGCGACTTTTCCGAGAAACTCAGCTACTCTGGCTACCTCTCTCTTAATGGCCTGCTTGCGCAACAGCGTCCGCTATCGCAGCCTCCCCATCATGATGAAATGCTGTTTATCGTCCAGCACCAAGTTTCTGAACTATGGATGAAACTCGTTATTCACGAGCTTTCCGCCGCGATCGACCATATGCGCCACGACAGGCTCCCTCCCTGCCTTAAGATTTTGTCGCGAGTAAAGCTCATCCAGATGCAATTATTCGAACAATGGGCCGTATTGGAAACGCTTACACCGTCCGAATACATGGAGTTTCGCTCCGTTCTTGGAAGTGCCTCGGGATTTCAGTCATACCAGTATCGCAAACTGGAATTTCTGCTCGGCAATAAGAACCTAGATACCATAAAGGTGTTCGCACACGATGCGGTGATCTACGAGGATCTCAATCGCACACTTGAATCTCCCAGCCTCTACGACGAGTTCTTGCGTTATCTTTCTCGGCGTGGCTATCGTATTCCGGACGAATGTCGCGAACGAAATTGGTCGGCGCCACATGTTAGGAATGAAGCCCTCGTGGCAGTATTTCGTGATATTTATCGCAACCCTAAAGAACACTGGGAGGCGTATGAGATGTGTGAAAAGCTGGTGGACGTAGAAGAATACTTCCAACTCTGGCGTTTTCGTCATCTCAAAACGGTTGAGCGCATCATTGGTTTTCGTCAGGGTACGGGCGGCTCATCGGGTGTCGGCTTCCTACGTCAGGCTCTTGAGCTTACCTTCTTCCCCGAACTCCTGGCTTCGCGAACCGAGGCACCGCGAGAATGA